One genomic window of Actinoplanes lobatus includes the following:
- a CDS encoding right-handed parallel beta-helix repeat-containing protein, producing the protein MKSRNVLATAVAGIAVTAGIITGIPSASAATTTLYVATNGSDSNAGTLSAPLATIQKAISLVPAGGTVSVRGGTYALTTNIQITKSGTASAPYTLTAYGSERVIIDGEALGYTPGAVGSTIPGAQRGAIHMEASYWKLVRLEIANGPYGIYCAGCNNNTFERLVTRDNYETGFQLQGSSANNLILNLDSYGNRDPRKNGESADGLGIKEGTGTGNVVRGARLWNNVDDGFDAWLFTSPITIQNSVAYGNGYNRWSIPDFSGDGNGFKLGGSSGTGPAAAHNIANTFSFSNAAHGFTDNGNTGAIVINRSTAWKNVKTGFDVDGGSTSKLTANLAVGNATAVALGSSTASGNSWNIGGTWTLLSTDQSVITGARAADGSIPSSNFLVPANGSAVGAKI; encoded by the coding sequence ATGAAATCCCGGAATGTGCTGGCCACGGCCGTCGCGGGCATCGCGGTAACCGCCGGAATCATCACCGGAATCCCGTCGGCATCGGCGGCCACCACTACGCTCTACGTGGCGACGAACGGCAGCGACAGCAACGCCGGCACCCTGTCCGCGCCGCTCGCCACCATTCAGAAAGCGATAAGTCTGGTCCCGGCCGGCGGCACCGTCTCGGTCCGCGGCGGCACCTACGCGCTGACCACCAACATCCAGATCACCAAGAGCGGTACGGCGAGCGCGCCCTACACCCTCACGGCGTACGGCAGCGAACGCGTGATCATCGACGGCGAGGCACTCGGCTACACCCCGGGCGCGGTCGGCTCCACCATCCCCGGCGCGCAGCGTGGCGCCATCCACATGGAGGCGTCGTACTGGAAGCTCGTCCGCCTGGAAATCGCCAACGGCCCGTACGGGATCTACTGCGCCGGCTGCAACAACAACACCTTCGAGCGGCTGGTCACCCGGGACAACTACGAGACCGGCTTCCAGTTGCAGGGGTCCTCGGCGAACAACCTGATCCTGAACCTGGACAGCTACGGCAACCGGGACCCGCGCAAGAACGGCGAGAGCGCCGACGGTCTCGGCATCAAGGAGGGCACCGGCACCGGCAACGTGGTCCGCGGCGCCCGGCTGTGGAACAACGTCGACGACGGCTTCGACGCGTGGCTGTTCACCTCGCCGATCACGATCCAGAACAGCGTGGCGTACGGCAACGGCTACAACCGCTGGAGCATCCCCGACTTCTCCGGCGACGGCAACGGCTTCAAGCTGGGCGGCAGCAGCGGCACCGGCCCGGCGGCCGCGCACAATATCGCCAACACGTTCTCGTTCAGCAACGCGGCACACGGCTTCACCGACAACGGCAACACCGGCGCCATCGTGATCAACCGCAGCACCGCCTGGAAGAACGTGAAGACCGGGTTCGACGTGGACGGCGGCTCCACCTCGAAACTGACCGCCAACCTGGCCGTCGGCAACGCCACCGCGGTCGCCCTCGGCTCGTCCACCGCCTCCGGCAACTCGTGGAACATCGGCGGCACGTGGACCCTGCTCAGCACCGACCAGTCGGTGATCACCGGGGCACGCGCCGCCGACGGCTCCATCCCGTCGTCCAACTTCCTGGTACCGGCCAACGGCTCCGCCGTCGGCGCCAAGATCTAG
- a CDS encoding pectate lyase family protein encodes MRKIGWLVGGAAITVLASAVIGGPARADALFTDDFDDGNADGWSRNGGAWSIVTDGTPAYQQTSTGTNARALAGTTTWTDYSVRARVKQIGAGTSAGVAARAQSTSQYYTLVIAGGAAQLQRVSGGTATTLATAVVGGSAGTWRTLALDVRGSALTGYVDGAAVVRAADTTFARGRIGLVTSYAAAVFDDVAVDTAAPGPGPSPTSPSPTTPPPPGGCAVTGAATGFAAGTTGGAGGPTVQVDTAAELLSSIATPGPLTICVAGTITLPAGMYDVTSDKSIVGIGATAGITGGGFNIGLPVSDVTSPPADAVHNVIVQNLTFRNASDDSINVQMYSHHVWIDHNDLAQGYDGLIDIKRGSSLVTVSWNHTHHHTKNMLLGHDDANGAQDTGRLKVTYHHNWFDATPQRNPRVRFGEPVHVYNNYYFYNTDTGVACQNTAGCLVEGNYFEDVEEPVTNTYAGPSGRCVARNNVFVGESGAPECSGTVQEPATYYSYTLDDPNQVKAIVTAGSGVGRL; translated from the coding sequence ATGCGCAAGATCGGATGGCTCGTGGGCGGTGCCGCCATCACCGTGCTCGCCAGCGCGGTGATCGGCGGCCCCGCCCGGGCCGACGCCCTGTTCACCGACGATTTCGACGACGGCAACGCCGACGGCTGGAGCCGCAACGGCGGCGCCTGGTCGATCGTCACCGACGGCACACCCGCCTACCAGCAGACCAGCACCGGCACCAACGCCCGCGCGCTGGCCGGAACCACCACCTGGACCGACTACTCGGTGCGGGCACGGGTCAAGCAGATCGGCGCCGGCACCTCCGCCGGGGTGGCCGCCCGCGCCCAGTCCACCAGCCAGTACTACACCCTCGTGATCGCCGGCGGCGCGGCCCAGTTGCAGCGGGTCTCCGGCGGCACGGCCACCACCCTCGCCACCGCGGTCGTCGGCGGCAGTGCCGGGACGTGGCGGACCCTCGCGCTCGACGTGCGGGGCAGCGCGCTCACCGGCTACGTCGACGGGGCCGCCGTGGTCCGGGCCGCCGACACCACGTTCGCGCGGGGCAGGATCGGGCTCGTCACGTCGTACGCCGCCGCGGTTTTCGATGATGTCGCGGTCGACACCGCCGCGCCGGGCCCCGGCCCGTCGCCCACCTCGCCGTCACCGACCACCCCGCCGCCGCCCGGCGGATGCGCCGTCACCGGCGCGGCCACCGGCTTCGCGGCCGGCACCACCGGCGGCGCGGGCGGCCCGACCGTCCAGGTCGACACCGCCGCCGAACTGCTCTCCTCGATCGCCACGCCCGGCCCGCTCACCATCTGCGTCGCCGGCACGATCACGCTGCCCGCCGGGATGTACGACGTGACCAGCGACAAGTCGATCGTCGGCATCGGCGCCACCGCGGGCATCACCGGTGGCGGATTCAACATCGGCCTCCCGGTTTCGGACGTCACCTCGCCGCCCGCCGACGCGGTGCACAACGTGATCGTCCAGAACCTGACGTTCCGCAATGCCAGTGATGACTCGATCAACGTACAGATGTACTCCCATCACGTATGGATCGACCACAACGATCTGGCCCAGGGCTACGACGGGCTGATCGACATCAAACGCGGGTCGTCGCTGGTGACGGTGTCGTGGAACCACACCCACCACCACACCAAGAACATGCTCCTCGGCCACGACGACGCGAACGGCGCGCAGGACACCGGGCGGCTCAAGGTCACCTACCACCACAACTGGTTCGACGCGACGCCGCAGCGCAACCCGCGGGTCCGCTTCGGAGAGCCGGTGCACGTCTACAACAACTACTACTTCTACAACACCGACACCGGTGTGGCCTGCCAGAACACCGCCGGGTGCCTGGTCGAGGGCAACTACTTCGAGGACGTCGAGGAGCCGGTCACCAACACGTACGCCGGGCCGTCCGGTCGCTGCGTGGCCCGCAACAACGTGTTCGTGGGGGAGTCCGGCGCCCCCGAATGCAGCGGCACCGTGCAGGAGCCGGCCACCTATTACAGCTACACCCTGGACGACCCGAACCAGGTGAAGGCCATCGTCACCGCCGGCTCGGGCGTCGGGAGGCTCTGA
- a CDS encoding pectate lyase family protein has translation MHTLLALVLVWPGVFAASAADGFATGTTGGVGGATVTVDTTDELLEAIDTVGPLIIQVSGTIAITSKQGVRPNKTIVGLGANATITGGGFDMYRSYNVIIRNMTFVDAEDDAINVGQQSHHVWIDHNTFIRPVDGSIDIVRGAEYVTVSWNHFAGTDKSMLIGHSDGASGTDVGHLKVTIHHNWFDGSRQRHPRVRFGEPVHVYNNYFNGNELYGVASTMNAGVIVEGNYFNAVPYPCYSTGGYADSGPGRLVQRANVFTGSGTCQAGGTVVEPSTYYSYTLDPASAVPSLVQAGAGAGRI, from the coding sequence ATGCACACGCTCCTGGCTCTTGTCCTGGTCTGGCCCGGCGTCTTCGCGGCGTCCGCCGCGGACGGTTTCGCCACCGGGACCACCGGCGGGGTGGGCGGGGCCACCGTCACCGTCGACACCACCGACGAACTGCTCGAAGCCATCGACACGGTGGGCCCGCTGATCATCCAGGTGTCCGGCACGATCGCCATCACCAGCAAACAGGGGGTACGCCCGAACAAGACGATCGTCGGCCTCGGCGCGAACGCGACGATCACCGGCGGCGGGTTCGACATGTACCGGTCGTACAACGTCATCATTCGCAACATGACATTCGTTGACGCCGAGGATGACGCGATCAATGTTGGTCAACAGTCACATCACGTGTGGATCGACCACAACACGTTCATCCGTCCCGTCGACGGGTCGATCGACATCGTGCGCGGCGCCGAGTACGTCACCGTGTCGTGGAACCACTTCGCCGGCACCGACAAGAGCATGCTGATCGGCCACTCCGACGGGGCGTCCGGCACCGACGTCGGCCATCTCAAGGTGACCATCCATCACAACTGGTTCGACGGGTCGCGGCAGCGGCATCCGCGGGTGCGCTTCGGCGAGCCGGTGCACGTCTACAACAACTACTTCAACGGCAACGAGCTGTACGGGGTCGCGTCCACGATGAACGCCGGCGTGATCGTGGAGGGCAACTACTTCAACGCGGTGCCGTACCCGTGCTACTCCACCGGCGGTTACGCCGACAGCGGTCCGGGCCGCCTGGTTCAGCGGGCCAACGTGTTCACCGGCTCCGGCACATGCCAGGCCGGTGGGACGGTGGTGGAGCCGAGCACCTACTACTCGTACACCCTGGATCCGGCCTCGGCGGTGCCGTCGCTGGTCCAGGCGGGCGCGGGAGCCGGCCGGATCTGA
- a CDS encoding class I SAM-dependent methyltransferase, which translates to MTDSVDYRGVEKAYNTVADAYADYFPDTSAEHALDLAMVDAFAAAVIAGGDPRILDAGCGSGRLSRYLSGRGVLAEGVDLSPGMIARARKESPELTFSVASLTELPFPDDAFPGVMLWYSIIHTPPAGQDRIFAEAARVLRPGGHLLVGFQHGRGSRDVGEIYRGMGYDVDLERYNYTADEVAARAEAFGLREVARMVRQARPEERDGQSSVLFQAPA; encoded by the coding sequence GTGACGGACTCAGTGGACTATCGCGGTGTGGAGAAGGCCTACAACACGGTCGCGGACGCGTACGCCGACTATTTTCCGGACACCAGCGCCGAGCATGCGCTGGACCTGGCGATGGTTGACGCCTTCGCCGCCGCGGTGATCGCCGGCGGCGACCCGCGGATTCTCGACGCCGGCTGCGGCTCGGGCCGGCTGAGCCGATATCTGAGCGGCCGCGGCGTTCTGGCCGAGGGCGTCGACCTCTCACCCGGCATGATCGCCCGGGCCCGCAAGGAGAGTCCCGAGCTGACCTTCTCGGTGGCGTCGCTGACCGAGCTGCCGTTCCCGGACGACGCGTTTCCCGGTGTCATGCTCTGGTACTCGATCATTCACACGCCGCCGGCCGGCCAGGACCGGATCTTCGCCGAGGCCGCGCGGGTGCTGCGGCCGGGCGGGCATCTGCTCGTCGGCTTCCAGCACGGCCGGGGCAGCCGCGACGTCGGCGAGATCTACCGCGGCATGGGCTACGACGTCGATTTGGAGCGCTACAACTACACAGCCGACGAGGTGGCGGCCCGCGCGGAGGCGTTCGGCCTGCGCGAGGTGGCCCGCATGGTGCGGCAGGCGCGCCCCGAGGAACGCGACGGCCAGTCCTCGGTCCTGTTCCAGGCACCCGCCTGA